The nucleotide window CGTCGTTGGTAATGTTGACGAGCAGATCGCTTCCCTGGCGAACCCACTCCCGCGCCAGCTCGGGGAAGATGGCTTCGTAGCAGACGAGCACCCCGACCTCGGAGCCGTTCATCGGCAGCGGGCTGATCGTGCCGGGAGAGAAATCGCCGATTCCCACCACCAGTTTGTCGATGAATGGGAGGTATTTCCCCAGGGGAACATACTCGCCGAAGGGGACGAGGTGAACCTTGTCGCTGCGACCGAGCAGTTGTCCGTCACCGGAGAGAAGGAAGGCGCTGTTGAGATAGCGAGGACGGCGATTGACAAACTCATAGGCGGGGCTGCCGAAAAGCAGCCAGGCGTCGGCGGCGCGGGCCGTTGCGACCACTGCATCGCTCAGGGGGCCGGCATCCTGGAAATAGAATGGGGTGGCACTCTCCGGCCAGATCAGGAGATCGGTCTTCTGCTGACGGTTTGCGTCGAGGGAGAGGTTGCCGTAGATCGCGATGGTGTTCTGCTGGTTGGCGGGATCCCATTTGACTGACTGGTCGATGTTTCCCTGGGCCAGCGTGACTGCCAGGGTCCGTTCCCGTCCGTCAAGGTCCTGTTGCAGCCGGAGATAACCGTAGCCGAAATTGGCCGCAAAAAGAA belongs to Desulfuromonadales bacterium and includes:
- the lnt gene encoding apolipoprotein N-acyltransferase — its product is SLGYSQQSHLALIQSVDLCGVYGLSFLLVLTNATLADTVRALARRTYQTLPWKGVAVATILFAANFGYGYLRLQQDLDGRERTLAVTLAQGNIDQSVKWDPANQQNTIAIYGNLSLDANRQQKTDLLIWPESATPFYFQDAGPLSDAVVATARAADAWLLFGSPAYEFVNRRPRYLNSAFLLSGDGQLLGRSDKVHLVPFGEYVPLGKYLPFIDKLVVGIGDFSPGTISPLPMNGSEVGVLVCYEAIFPELAREWVRQGSDLLVNITNDAWFGRSSAPYQHLAMTRFRAIENRIWIARAANTGISAFIAPSGRIIAQSPIFQALYLQGEVGLGARPTLYTRFGDVFPVMFLLLSVGWLVKTRRRLDRT